The following proteins come from a genomic window of Companilactobacillus pabuli:
- a CDS encoding uracil-xanthine permease family protein: MFLLATNDQQYRNPDAVLDVYEKPPLGSWAFLSLQHLFSMFGATVLVPLLVGLDPSIALFSSGVGTIIHILITHRKIPAYMSSSFSFIVPMVSLMKTVGYAGVAQGTIAVGMVYLIVSLVVGFIGSDWIDKALPPIVVGPIVIVIGMSVAGSAANNAMMNGSHYDLTYFGVAMFTLFLTVILNMVLRGFWSNIAILLGIVGGYILAVALGIVDFSKVISTPWFKLPAFDVMFANYMPKKIYWGAILSFAPIAFVTMAEHLGHIMVLDELTGRDFFKDPGLHKTLAGDGTASIVAAFLGGPPVTSYGENIGVMAVNKIFSVYVVIGAAVFAALFGFIGKLSALIQTIPGPVIGGISFVLFGVISSSGLRILVDNKVDFNEKRNLMIASVILVIGIGNAYLQIGSFQFTGVGVATVVGIILNLILPKHALSEHWDDDKDDWKRDQKAKGNA, encoded by the coding sequence ATGTTTCTTTTGGCTACAAATGATCAGCAGTACCGCAACCCAGACGCAGTCTTAGACGTCTACGAAAAACCACCACTAGGCAGCTGGGCCTTTTTATCTTTACAGCACTTATTCTCAATGTTTGGTGCCACCGTTTTGGTACCGTTACTAGTTGGACTAGATCCTAGTATTGCTCTTTTTAGTTCTGGTGTTGGAACAATTATTCATATTTTAATCACTCATCGTAAGATTCCAGCTTACATGAGTTCTAGTTTCTCATTCATTGTGCCGATGGTTTCCTTGATGAAGACAGTTGGTTATGCCGGCGTCGCCCAAGGTACCATTGCCGTTGGTATGGTTTACTTGATTGTTTCATTGGTCGTCGGCTTCATTGGTTCTGATTGGATCGACAAAGCTTTACCACCTATCGTCGTTGGACCAATCGTTATCGTCATTGGTATGTCAGTTGCCGGAAGTGCCGCTAACAATGCCATGATGAACGGTTCTCACTACGATTTAACTTACTTTGGTGTCGCTATGTTCACTTTATTCTTAACTGTTATTTTGAACATGGTTTTGAGAGGATTTTGGAGTAATATTGCTATTCTTTTAGGTATCGTCGGTGGTTATATTTTAGCCGTTGCCTTAGGTATCGTTGATTTTTCAAAAGTTATTTCTACACCTTGGTTCAAATTACCAGCTTTTGATGTTATGTTTGCTAACTACATGCCTAAGAAAATTTATTGGGGTGCTATCTTGAGTTTTGCACCAATCGCCTTCGTAACGATGGCAGAGCACTTGGGACACATCATGGTGCTAGACGAATTGACTGGTCGTGACTTCTTCAAAGATCCCGGTCTTCATAAAACTCTAGCTGGTGATGGTACAGCCTCAATCGTTGCCGCCTTTCTAGGTGGTCCTCCTGTAACATCATATGGTGAAAACATTGGTGTTATGGCTGTTAATAAGATTTTCAGTGTTTACGTTGTTATCGGAGCCGCTGTCTTCGCTGCTCTGTTTGGATTCATTGGTAAATTGAGTGCCTTGATTCAAACAATCCCTGGACCAGTTATCGGTGGTATCAGTTTCGTATTATTCGGAGTTATTTCATCCAGTGGTTTGAGAATCCTAGTTGATAACAAAGTCGACTTCAACGAAAAACGTAATTTGATGATTGCCTCAGTTATCCTAGTTATCGGTATCGGTAATGCTTATCTACAAATCGGCAGTTTCCAATTTACTGGTGTTGGTGTAGCTACAGTTGTTGGTATTATTTTGAACTTGATTTTACCAAAACACGCCTTGTCAGAACATTGGGACGATGACAAAGATGACTGGAAAAGGGATCAAAAAGCAAAAGGAAATGCTTAA
- a CDS encoding RNA-guided endonuclease TnpB family protein: MVLKGIKLHIYPDDYQKELIEYNFGANRFVWNNMLDMMIKRHENNPDLKSLKAFDLNYILTTFKKEHSWLKKAESTSLQVSNKDLFEAYKGFFSKKRKFPRFKSKKFPKQSYQSKFVNRNIEIIDDSYVKLPKLGVMKYKNKKAIPSVIKYVTIRKSSTNKYYAILTVDEDITQLPKTNKSVGLDMGVCDLVICSDGSKYKTIRFDKKLAKKKHYWEKRLARRRTQALKDIQYKKKFGLIDPKPLEQYSNYMKAKLMVAKYSEKIANQRKDYLHKITRELVENNDLIVIEDLKTKNLLGNHKLSRAIANQSWRALRLMLEYKCEWYGKKLLVVNPFKTSQICSNCGYDDGKHKLSIREWDCPSCGIHHDRDINASKNILNNGLEQALVK; encoded by the coding sequence ATGGTCTTAAAGGGTATTAAATTACATATCTATCCAGATGATTACCAAAAGGAACTTATTGAATACAACTTTGGCGCTAATCGTTTTGTTTGGAATAATATGTTAGATATGATGATCAAACGCCATGAAAATAATCCAGATTTAAAATCTTTGAAAGCATTTGATTTGAACTATATTTTAACAACTTTCAAAAAAGAACACTCTTGGCTAAAGAAAGCTGAAAGTACTAGTTTACAAGTTTCTAATAAAGACTTATTTGAAGCGTACAAGGGATTCTTTAGTAAAAAACGTAAATTCCCACGATTCAAAAGTAAGAAGTTCCCAAAACAAAGCTATCAATCTAAATTTGTTAATAGAAACATAGAAATTATCGATGATTCTTACGTTAAATTACCTAAACTTGGAGTAATGAAGTATAAGAACAAAAAAGCTATCCCTAGTGTAATCAAGTACGTAACTATTCGTAAATCATCAACTAACAAATATTACGCCATTCTTACGGTTGATGAAGATATTACTCAATTACCAAAGACAAACAAGTCTGTCGGCCTTGATATGGGCGTTTGTGACCTAGTAATCTGTTCAGACGGAAGTAAATATAAGACAATCCGATTTGATAAGAAACTTGCTAAAAAGAAACACTATTGGGAAAAACGATTAGCCAGACGACGTACGCAAGCTCTAAAAGATATCCAGTATAAAAAGAAATTTGGATTGATTGATCCAAAACCTTTAGAACAATACTCAAACTATATGAAAGCTAAACTTATGGTAGCTAAATATAGTGAGAAGATAGCTAATCAAAGAAAAGACTATCTCCATAAGATAACTCGTGAATTAGTTGAGAATAATGATTTGATTGTTATTGAAGATTTGAAAACCAAAAATCTTCTTGGTAATCATAAACTATCACGTGCCATCGCTAATCAATCATGGAGAGCATTAAGATTGATGCTTGAATACAAATGTGAATGGTACGGTAAGAAACTTCTGGTTGTTAATCCATTCAAGACTAGTCAAATCTGTTCTAACTGTGGGTACGATGATGGTAAACACAAGTTAAGTATTAGAGAATGGGATTGTCCTAGTTGTGGTATTCATCATGATCGTGATATCAATGCAAGTAAAAATATATTGAACAATGGCTTGGAACAAGCCTTAGTAAAATAG
- a CDS encoding fructose-bisphosphatase class III has protein sequence MEEKFTDINEVKTKIINLAATLNLPKGTEAFISDVHGNYDKYLNIIRSGAGNISRKVGELFNGRLTVPNQQKLVCLIYYPEDILKKITPDLKGNDLEQWYMDTTNQMIEVLRYVAEKYPQNIIDQSLDTKFLDISEELVFGDLRAEDKRQYYREMVKQLVKLGLADEFIISLCHAIQKLAIERIHIVGDLYDRGPHPDKVIDHLTETWQNFDFEWGNHDVLWLGSMAGSKLCMMNLIRISARYHNLKLLEDVYGIDLTSMVKFATNRYMPLPNFEPKVAWAGMTDEEKNVDNCIQQAAAIIQFKLEGQAIKRRPEFEMDDRLLLDKLSLDKRTITIDGKDYPIENGCFQTVNPASPYQITNSERVVLIDLINQFIQSNKLNEDMWFLADNGGMYLEHNDNLLFHGCIPVDQKGNLSSIAIDGKAYAGKELLDYSEYIVKDAMRHPTTADCFNSDFIWYLWEGKKSPLFGKDKMTTFEHYFINDKEAQRETPNPFFDLCDEEWFANRILREFELSTRGHIVNGHTPADENANPVMADKKVIVVNGMFDAKRSSKIGGHTLLYDSYGMRLETLKPFANKNKSIAEMSDVVMDKEIVEHSSERRTIKDTDYGKSIQKQIKYLRKFIK, from the coding sequence ATGGAAGAAAAATTCACGGATATTAATGAAGTAAAGACGAAAATCATCAATTTAGCAGCGACTCTGAATTTACCTAAGGGGACAGAAGCGTTTATTAGTGATGTTCATGGCAACTACGATAAATATTTGAATATCATTCGTAGTGGTGCCGGCAACATTAGTCGTAAGGTTGGAGAATTGTTTAACGGTCGTTTGACAGTTCCTAATCAACAGAAATTGGTCTGCTTAATTTATTATCCTGAAGATATTTTGAAAAAAATCACCCCCGATTTGAAAGGCAATGATTTAGAGCAATGGTATATGGATACGACAAATCAGATGATTGAAGTTTTACGTTACGTTGCTGAAAAGTATCCCCAAAATATAATCGATCAATCGCTTGATACGAAATTTTTGGATATTTCTGAAGAGTTAGTTTTTGGCGATTTAAGAGCTGAAGACAAGCGTCAGTACTATCGTGAGATGGTTAAGCAGTTAGTTAAATTAGGTTTAGCGGATGAATTTATAATTTCTCTTTGTCATGCTATTCAGAAACTGGCAATTGAACGGATTCATATTGTTGGTGATTTGTATGATCGTGGTCCTCATCCTGATAAAGTTATTGATCATTTGACTGAAACGTGGCAAAATTTTGACTTCGAATGGGGCAACCATGATGTTTTGTGGCTAGGAAGTATGGCTGGTTCGAAGCTGTGCATGATGAATTTAATTAGGATCAGTGCCCGTTATCACAATTTGAAATTGTTGGAAGATGTCTATGGAATTGATCTGACTTCGATGGTTAAATTTGCGACAAATCGTTACATGCCTTTGCCAAATTTTGAACCAAAAGTAGCTTGGGCAGGAATGACTGATGAGGAGAAGAATGTCGATAATTGTATTCAACAAGCTGCGGCTATAATTCAATTTAAGCTTGAGGGACAAGCAATCAAACGCCGTCCAGAATTTGAAATGGATGACCGCTTATTATTAGATAAATTGAGTTTAGATAAACGAACTATAACGATTGATGGCAAAGACTATCCAATTGAGAACGGCTGTTTCCAAACGGTTAATCCGGCTTCTCCATATCAAATTACTAATAGTGAACGTGTAGTTTTGATAGATTTAATAAATCAATTCATTCAATCAAATAAATTAAATGAAGATATGTGGTTCTTAGCCGATAATGGTGGAATGTATCTTGAACATAATGATAATTTGCTGTTTCATGGGTGTATTCCAGTAGACCAAAAAGGTAATTTATCTTCTATTGCCATCGATGGAAAAGCTTATGCAGGAAAAGAACTTTTAGATTATAGCGAGTATATTGTCAAAGATGCTATGAGACATCCGACAACGGCTGACTGTTTTAATTCAGATTTTATTTGGTACCTCTGGGAAGGGAAAAAGTCGCCATTATTTGGTAAAGATAAAATGACGACTTTTGAACATTATTTTATTAATGACAAAGAGGCTCAAAGAGAAACACCTAATCCATTCTTTGATTTATGTGATGAAGAATGGTTTGCTAACAGGATTTTGAGGGAATTTGAACTAAGTACTCGCGGTCATATCGTCAATGGTCACACGCCGGCTGACGAAAATGCTAATCCTGTAATGGCTGATAAAAAGGTCATTGTAGTCAATGGGATGTTCGATGCTAAACGAAGCTCAAAGATTGGTGGTCATACCTTGTTATACGATTCCTATGGGATGCGTTTGGAAACTTTGAAACCTTTCGCTAACAAAAATAAATCGATTGCTGAAATGTCAGACGTCGTGATGGATAAAGAAATTGTTGAACACTCTTCGGAACGTCGAACAATAAAAGATACTGATTATGGGAAGAGTATCCAAAAGCAAATAAAGTATTTACGTAAATTTATTAAGTGA
- a CDS encoding aldo/keto reductase, whose protein sequence is MNLKLDSTVTLNNGVKMPQLGMGVWKVNNSGASQAVQWALKHGYKAIDTAKQYGNEAGVGEGLQKGFADNGLKREDIFLTTKIFNGDQGYQSTLDNFEGQLKRLQTDYVDLLLIHWPVDGTYLETWRALETIYKEGKARAIGVSNFNIERLKDILQHCSIKPAVNQMEYHPLCQEVDIKNFCDENNIHLEAWSPLGGGSVLGDPRLKKIADKYNKSVAQVILRWDLQNGIITIPKSVHEERIVQNSDVYDFELSDADMKEINGFDTDKRSLWYGGFFWSGNPDGYKDEVEQWDD, encoded by the coding sequence ATGAATTTAAAATTAGATTCTACTGTAACTTTGAATAATGGTGTTAAAATGCCCCAATTAGGTATGGGTGTTTGGAAAGTCAACAATTCTGGTGCTTCCCAAGCTGTCCAATGGGCATTAAAACACGGCTATAAAGCAATTGATACTGCTAAACAATATGGTAATGAAGCTGGTGTGGGCGAAGGATTACAAAAAGGTTTTGCAGACAACGGTCTCAAGCGTGAAGATATTTTCTTAACAACTAAGATCTTCAACGGTGACCAAGGTTATCAATCAACACTCGACAACTTCGAAGGTCAATTAAAGAGACTACAAACTGATTATGTAGATCTACTCTTGATTCACTGGCCAGTTGATGGAACTTACCTAGAAACATGGCGTGCTTTGGAAACCATTTATAAAGAAGGCAAAGCCCGTGCTATTGGTGTTTCTAACTTCAATATTGAAAGATTAAAGGATATTCTTCAACACTGCTCAATCAAACCAGCAGTTAACCAAATGGAATATCACCCACTTTGCCAAGAAGTTGATATCAAGAATTTCTGTGATGAAAATAACATTCATCTTGAAGCATGGTCTCCACTTGGCGGTGGTTCAGTTCTAGGTGATCCTAGACTTAAGAAGATTGCTGACAAATATAACAAGTCAGTCGCTCAAGTTATTTTACGTTGGGACTTACAAAATGGCATTATTACTATTCCTAAGTCAGTTCACGAGGAAAGAATCGTTCAAAACTCCGATGTTTACGACTTTGAACTAAGTGATGCCGACATGAAAGAAATCAACGGTTTTGACACAGACAAGAGAAGTCTCTGGTATGGTGGCTTCTTCTGGAGTGGCAACCCTGATGGTTACAAAGATGAAGTTGAACAATGGGACGACTAA